A window of the Deinococcus sp. KNUC1210 genome harbors these coding sequences:
- a CDS encoding alpha/beta fold hydrolase, with the protein MIQKKLLTLCLFLLPASALAGGGTGVQEGLLDINGASIHYVSQGSGTPMLLLHGYPLSGDLFARNRDALANAGYQVITIDHRGYGKSTAPTTDTGSLQTYAKDALAVLDRLNIPRAIIGGMSMGGPITFEMYREAPERFIGMILIDTLANPAGIVEQQLWKGMAQKAVTYGPQSLAPELLKDMLTGQTRMNRPGDAKTLTGIVSQASVAGDVAGAMVLANRPDSLPTLKTIRVPTLILEGLEDTVYPPEFSLKMQQNIPNAKLVIIPGAAHAAIFEKASVANAAIIDWARTVR; encoded by the coding sequence ATGATTCAGAAAAAACTGCTGACACTTTGCCTGTTCCTGCTTCCAGCCTCAGCCCTCGCGGGTGGCGGCACTGGAGTGCAGGAAGGCCTGCTCGACATCAATGGCGCGAGCATCCACTACGTCTCACAGGGCAGCGGCACGCCGATGCTGCTGCTGCACGGCTATCCACTCAGCGGTGACCTGTTCGCCCGCAACCGGGACGCCCTCGCCAACGCCGGCTATCAGGTCATCACCATCGACCACCGTGGCTACGGCAAAAGCACCGCCCCCACCACCGACACCGGCAGCCTGCAAACCTACGCCAAAGACGCGCTGGCAGTGCTGGACCGCCTCAACATTCCCAGAGCCATCATCGGCGGCATGAGCATGGGCGGCCCCATTACCTTCGAGATGTACCGCGAAGCGCCCGAGCGCTTCATAGGCATGATCCTGATCGATACGCTCGCCAACCCCGCTGGCATCGTCGAGCAGCAGCTGTGGAAGGGCATGGCCCAGAAGGCCGTGACCTATGGCCCGCAGTCGCTGGCTCCCGAACTCCTGAAAGACATGCTGACCGGTCAGACGCGCATGAACCGCCCCGGCGACGCCAAGACGCTCACCGGCATCGTGAGCCAGGCGTCGGTGGCAGGCGACGTGGCAGGCGCGATGGTGCTGGCCAACCGCCCCGACTCGCTGCCGACCCTGAAGACCATCCGGGTGCCGACCCTGATTCTGGAGGGCCTGGAAGACACGGTGTATCCGCCCGAATTCAGCCTGAAGATGCAGCAGAACATTCCGAACGCGAAGCTGGTGATCATTCCGGGGGCCGCCCACGCTGCGATCTTCGAAAAGGCCAGCGTCGCCAACGCCGCCATCATCGACTGGGCCAGGACGGTTCGCTGA
- a CDS encoding HD domain-containing phosphohydrolase has protein sequence MTANDSRLFRQQDTYRRLLEAMPVMLWTADAAGNWTHVNAAWIDYTGLIGETRGFGFEAALHPDDEGRTVAAWRQAVEQGHPYHIEYRLRRRDQVYRWFLIRGTPVFDEDGQGIAWVGTCTDIEDQKQAEQHAREAREAALRALGLVLETRDHDTKGHTDRVTQMAVRLGQAMGLEAEQLEALRLGAYLHDIGKLAIPDAILLKPGPLSQQEVDVMRGHLEEGERFAASLGFLPPAVLCVIRSHHERWDGSGYAQGLSGQDIPLLARIFSVVDVYDALVSQRPYKPAWPHEQVIATLKAEAGKHFDPQIVATFLRLYA, from the coding sequence ATGACCGCCAACGATTCGCGCCTCTTTCGCCAGCAGGATACCTACCGTCGCCTGCTGGAAGCGATGCCGGTGATGCTCTGGACAGCTGATGCCGCCGGGAACTGGACCCACGTCAATGCCGCTTGGATCGACTATACCGGGCTGATCGGCGAAACGCGGGGCTTTGGATTCGAGGCTGCGCTGCATCCAGACGATGAGGGGCGCACGGTCGCGGCGTGGCGACAGGCGGTGGAACAGGGTCATCCCTATCACATCGAGTACCGTCTGCGCCGCCGGGATCAGGTGTACCGCTGGTTTCTGATCCGGGGCACGCCTGTCTTCGATGAAGACGGGCAGGGCATCGCCTGGGTGGGGACCTGCACCGATATCGAGGACCAGAAGCAGGCCGAGCAGCATGCCAGGGAAGCGCGGGAGGCGGCGTTGCGGGCGCTCGGGCTGGTGCTGGAAACACGCGACCATGACACCAAGGGTCACACGGACCGGGTCACGCAGATGGCCGTACGGCTCGGGCAGGCTATGGGGCTGGAGGCCGAGCAGCTCGAAGCATTGCGGCTGGGCGCTTATCTGCACGACATCGGCAAACTCGCCATTCCCGACGCCATTCTGCTCAAGCCGGGTCCGCTCAGCCAACAGGAAGTTGACGTGATGCGCGGTCATCTTGAGGAGGGCGAACGCTTTGCGGCAAGCCTCGGCTTCCTGCCCCCCGCCGTTCTGTGTGTAATCCGGTCGCACCACGAGCGCTGGGACGGCAGCGGGTATGCACAGGGACTGAGCGGGCAGGACATTCCGCTGCTGGCACGCATCTTTTCGGTGGTCGATGTGTACGACGCCCTGGTCAGTCAGCGCCCCTACAAACCCGCGTGGCCGCACGAACAGGTGATCGCCACCCTGAAAGCGGAGGCGGGAAAGCACTTCGACCCCCAGATCGTCGCCACTTTCCTGCGCCTGTACGCCTGA
- a CDS encoding glycoside hydrolase family 127 protein, producing the protein MSLPLSDVKIQDAFWSPRLQVNREQGIGLQYGHLKDVGALDALDFSRPVPPLPIPLSAHNHVTPVMWWDSDVAKWIEAASYSLETHPDPQLEALVDDAVARLAAAQQPDGYLNSYFTARAPELRFTNERDWHELYCAGHLIEAAVAHVQATGKRTLLEVVERYVKLISQVYGPNPGQKRGYPGHEEIELALMKLYRVTADPDHLALAEYFVNERGQQPSFFDQEARARGDDPASYAFGTNEYAQAHRPVREQREVVGHAVRAMYLYAGMADLAAVADDASLRAACEGLWQDLVTKRLYITGGLGPSKDNEGFTFDYDLPNDTAYAETCAAIALVFWAQRMLALTGDGRYADEMERSLYNNVLAGVSLDGRRYFYEQRAGIARRQAPLGLASMPLLPTEPVATAHIVRQLHLQPHRNRLVGRSVRRG; encoded by the coding sequence GTGTCCCTGCCGTTGTCGGACGTGAAGATTCAGGATGCTTTCTGGTCACCGCGCCTCCAGGTGAACCGCGAACAGGGCATCGGCCTTCAGTACGGCCATCTGAAGGACGTCGGAGCGCTGGACGCCCTCGATTTCAGCCGCCCGGTGCCGCCCCTTCCGATTCCGCTCAGCGCCCACAACCACGTCACCCCCGTCATGTGGTGGGACTCGGATGTCGCCAAATGGATCGAGGCGGCCAGTTACAGCCTGGAAACCCATCCCGATCCGCAGCTGGAAGCGCTGGTCGATGATGCAGTCGCGCGGCTGGCAGCAGCTCAGCAGCCAGACGGCTACCTCAACAGCTATTTCACGGCCCGCGCACCCGAATTGCGCTTTACCAACGAGCGCGACTGGCACGAGCTGTATTGCGCCGGGCATCTGATCGAGGCGGCGGTGGCACACGTACAGGCCACCGGAAAACGCACGCTGCTCGAAGTGGTCGAGCGCTACGTGAAGCTGATCTCACAGGTGTACGGCCCGAATCCCGGCCAGAAGCGGGGGTATCCGGGGCACGAAGAAATCGAGCTGGCACTGATGAAGCTCTACCGCGTGACCGCTGATCCGGACCACCTCGCACTGGCCGAGTATTTCGTGAACGAGCGCGGCCAGCAGCCCTCGTTCTTCGATCAGGAAGCCAGAGCACGCGGTGACGATCCTGCGTCCTATGCGTTCGGTACGAACGAGTATGCCCAGGCTCACAGGCCGGTGCGCGAACAGCGCGAGGTGGTCGGGCACGCCGTCCGGGCGATGTACCTGTATGCGGGCATGGCCGACCTTGCGGCGGTCGCTGACGACGCTTCGCTGCGTGCCGCCTGCGAGGGGCTGTGGCAGGACCTGGTGACCAAGCGGCTGTACATCACGGGCGGGCTGGGGCCATCGAAGGACAACGAGGGCTTCACCTTCGACTACGATCTGCCGAACGACACCGCCTACGCCGAGACCTGCGCTGCCATCGCGCTGGTGTTCTGGGCGCAGCGCATGCTGGCGTTGACTGGAGACGGGCGGTACGCCGACGAGATGGAGCGCTCGCTCTACAACAACGTGCTGGCGGGCGTATCGCTCGACGGGCGGCGATATTTCTACGAACAACGTGCTGGAATCGCGCGGCGACAGGCACCGCTGGGACTGGCATCCATGCCCCTGCTGCCCACCGAACCTGTTGCGACTGCTCACATCGTTCGGCAGCTACATCTACAGCCGCACCGAAACCGCCTTGTCGGTCGATCTGTACGTCGCGGGTGA
- a CDS encoding alpha/beta fold hydrolase: MPDSTLDSPTIVLVHGAFADSASWAPVTRQLLAQGHRVLVPPVYNRSLLEDAASIRAFVEQLGGPVLLVGHSYGGAVITVAGVADLVVGLVYVSGYALEEGESLAQLQGGFPDSDLASNLVYTPYPTGGGASGTDVSVKIEAFPAVFAAGVDPQTAQVLAVSQRPLSAAAFGEAAPVAAWKTKPAWGIVSSEDHTINPDVERFGYRRAGMRRVVEIAAPHLIMHTHPAEVAGVITAAITELSTPSA; encoded by the coding sequence ATGCCAGATTCCACCCTCGATTCACCGACCATTGTGCTCGTCCACGGCGCATTCGCCGACTCGGCCAGCTGGGCACCGGTCACCCGGCAGCTGCTCGCCCAGGGTCACCGCGTCCTGGTTCCGCCCGTCTATAACCGCAGCCTGCTGGAAGACGCCGCTTCCATCCGAGCATTTGTCGAGCAGCTCGGCGGCCCCGTCCTGCTCGTGGGTCATTCGTACGGCGGCGCAGTCATCACCGTCGCGGGTGTGGCCGACCTGGTGGTGGGCCTGGTCTATGTGTCGGGGTACGCCCTTGAGGAGGGCGAGAGCCTCGCACAGTTGCAGGGCGGATTTCCAGATTCCGATCTGGCGAGCAATCTGGTGTACACGCCGTATCCGACGGGCGGAGGAGCGTCCGGGACCGACGTGTCGGTCAAGATCGAGGCCTTTCCGGCGGTGTTTGCTGCCGGTGTCGATCCGCAGACGGCGCAGGTGCTGGCTGTGTCTCAGCGTCCCCTGTCTGCCGCCGCGTTCGGGGAGGCCGCCCCGGTCGCCGCCTGGAAGACCAAGCCCGCGTGGGGCATCGTGTCGTCGGAGGACCACACCATCAATCCCGATGTGGAGCGCTTCGGCTACAGGCGGGCGGGCATGCGCCGCGTCGTCGAGATCGCGGCACCTCACCTGATCATGCATACCCACCCGGCGGAGGTGGCAGGTGTCATTACCGCCGCCATCACCGAACTGAGTACCCCCTCGGCCTGA
- a CDS encoding ATP-binding protein: MQLLTLGRLGLSGDALTRPKPLLLLAYLALEGRQSREHLVEVFFGGERGGAASLRTTLRRVRQAVPQALLTDRDTLDTAVSCDAVQFLQWLDAGELVRGTAAYTGAFLLGATLPTWTVELEEWVYRTRERLADRQRQALLDLALLDAQRAEFSAAAVYAVRSAELTDTSEPSPEQLRLLLLLLTAENVPLPPQLAPLVSRERLTVPSSSQARADLLDGHWRRREAASLPVYGTSFVGREEERAVLLRTLAMPDVRLVTLVGPGGIGKTRLAREAARMFPQRDEVAFVEVEPHMTVQHLPTALAHALHAPDPATTDPLEGVRLLLNRRSVLLVLDSAELLDGDFGGFPDCCGPVLR; the protein is encoded by the coding sequence ATGCAACTGCTGACCTTGGGACGTCTGGGGTTGAGTGGGGACGCTCTGACCCGTCCAAAGCCGCTGCTGCTGCTGGCGTACCTCGCGCTGGAAGGCCGCCAGTCACGCGAACATCTGGTGGAGGTGTTCTTCGGCGGCGAGCGGGGCGGGGCCGCCAGCCTCCGCACGACCCTGCGGCGGGTGCGTCAGGCGGTGCCCCAGGCCCTGCTGACAGACCGGGACACCCTGGATACGGCTGTGTCCTGCGACGCCGTACAGTTCTTGCAGTGGCTGGACGCCGGAGAACTGGTGCGCGGCACGGCGGCCTACACCGGGGCGTTCCTGCTGGGGGCGACGCTGCCCACCTGGACGGTCGAGCTGGAAGAGTGGGTCTACCGCACCCGCGAACGGCTGGCAGACCGGCAGCGGCAGGCCCTGCTCGACCTCGCCCTGCTGGACGCGCAACGGGCCGAGTTTTCAGCCGCAGCCGTGTACGCCGTGCGCTCTGCCGAACTGACAGACACCAGCGAACCCAGCCCCGAGCAGCTTCGGCTGCTGCTGTTACTGTTGACCGCCGAGAACGTTCCCCTTCCGCCACAGCTGGCGCCGCTCGTCAGCCGGGAACGCCTGACGGTGCCCAGCAGCAGCCAGGCGCGGGCGGATCTGCTGGATGGGCACTGGCGGCGCAGAGAGGCCGCGTCGCTGCCGGTCTACGGCACGTCGTTCGTGGGCCGCGAGGAGGAACGCGCTGTCCTGCTCCGAACCCTGGCGATGCCGGATGTGCGCCTCGTCACGCTGGTCGGACCGGGCGGTATCGGCAAGACCCGGCTGGCCCGTGAAGCCGCCCGGATGTTCCCGCAGCGCGACGAGGTGGCGTTCGTGGAGGTCGAGCCGCACATGACGGTTCAGCACCTTCCCACTGCCCTGGCCCACGCACTTCATGCACCGGACCCGGCCACGACCGATCCGCTGGAGGGCGTGCGGCTGCTGCTGAACCGCCGCTCGGTGCTGCTGGTGCTGGACAGCGCCGAACTGCTGGACGGCGACTTCGGTGGCTTTCCGGACTGCTGCGGGCCTGTCCTTCGGTGA
- a CDS encoding GGDEF domain-containing protein — MNTESWEQAWAARDLDPARAERLISHAPHVPQARVVLSYLQWRAGQLKDAQESLAPALTELQQLQKGVWYGRALNTAACLAYSFNHVDEALLHLEEQIQIARSLGDVRLEAIGLHDLAAMLRTVHPVRAEQYLREAIELFETMNEPLSKPLAYLNLGDLQQDAGQLEAALTCYTQALSFPEVRLQPIAEAISLSSMVTILTLLGRSEEGHDAEARLQYLAETCSHPEVQAEAWLSLLRRAAPADVIARLSNLLPLLEAEGNALYLPAIHQRLSEAYARLGNDARALEHLQISTRHERTANLNQRRYVARAFESLLLLEETRRHNEVLRQHAAQLEQLSQTDHLTGLANRLALFRQAEQWAAEQVTLSVALFDIDGFKRVNDTWGHSVGDAVLVQVAQVLRAHAAPSDVVARYGGEEFVLLRSDASAPPLPHTCELILEDVRCLSFVDRAPGLKVTLSVGVACLDQNFQHLLEKADQRLYAVKRSGKNAVSS, encoded by the coding sequence ATGAATACCGAATCCTGGGAACAGGCCTGGGCTGCCAGAGACCTCGACCCCGCCAGGGCGGAACGCCTGATCAGCCACGCGCCACACGTTCCCCAGGCGCGTGTGGTGCTGTCGTATCTCCAGTGGCGAGCAGGGCAGCTGAAAGACGCACAGGAATCTCTGGCCCCTGCCCTGACGGAACTTCAGCAGCTTCAGAAGGGCGTCTGGTATGGACGCGCCCTCAATACCGCCGCCTGTCTCGCATACAGCTTCAACCATGTCGACGAAGCGCTGTTGCATCTGGAGGAACAGATTCAGATTGCCCGTTCCCTGGGCGATGTGAGGCTCGAAGCCATCGGTCTGCACGATCTGGCCGCCATGTTACGGACGGTGCACCCGGTGCGTGCGGAACAGTACCTCCGGGAAGCCATCGAGCTGTTCGAAACCATGAACGAGCCGCTCAGCAAGCCGCTGGCCTACCTCAATCTCGGTGATCTTCAGCAGGACGCGGGCCAGCTCGAAGCTGCGCTGACGTGTTATACCCAGGCCTTGAGCTTTCCCGAAGTCAGGTTGCAGCCGATTGCCGAAGCTATCAGTCTCAGTTCGATGGTCACCATCCTGACCCTGCTGGGCCGTTCCGAGGAGGGCCATGACGCCGAAGCACGTCTTCAGTATCTGGCCGAGACCTGCTCCCATCCAGAAGTGCAGGCGGAAGCGTGGCTGAGCCTGCTGCGCCGTGCCGCGCCAGCCGACGTCATTGCACGGCTGTCCAACCTGCTGCCGCTGCTGGAAGCGGAGGGCAACGCGCTGTATCTCCCGGCGATCCACCAGCGGCTGAGCGAGGCCTACGCCCGCCTGGGCAATGACGCCCGCGCCCTAGAGCACCTGCAGATCAGTACCCGGCACGAACGGACCGCCAATCTGAACCAGCGCCGCTACGTAGCGCGGGCCTTCGAGAGCCTGCTGCTGCTGGAAGAGACGCGGCGGCACAATGAGGTGCTGCGCCAGCATGCCGCTCAACTCGAACAGCTCAGCCAGACGGACCATCTGACTGGTCTGGCAAACCGTCTGGCGCTGTTCCGGCAGGCAGAGCAGTGGGCAGCCGAACAGGTCACGCTCTCGGTGGCACTGTTTGACATCGACGGATTCAAGCGCGTGAACGACACCTGGGGCCACAGCGTCGGCGACGCCGTCCTGGTCCAGGTGGCCCAGGTCCTTCGAGCACACGCGGCTCCTTCCGATGTGGTCGCACGGTATGGCGGAGAGGAATTCGTTCTGCTGCGGTCGGATGCCTCTGCCCCGCCGCTCCCGCACACCTGCGAGCTGATTCTGGAGGATGTCCGCTGTCTCAGTTTCGTGGATAGAGCCCCGGGCCTGAAAGTCACGCTCAGTGTCGGCGTCGCGTGTCTGGATCAGAACTTCCAGCATCTGCTGGAGAAAGCGGATCAGAGGCTGTACGCGGTCAAACGCAGCGGGAAAAACGCCGTGTCGAGCTGA
- a CDS encoding tetratricopeptide repeat protein, which produces MTSRERLTLDEAWTLHLRGLMLPPDGAAPQQIRQSEAVQLFLMRAMRQQLDLQIGPEDLQVIWRICAAVGGSPLGVELAAAWVRLMPLAQIGQELTRSLDLLEDSSPVRARHHSVRAVFDQSWAQLPPREQSALARLSVFGAGWTGQDAQAVAQADRSVLARLVDHSFVEITSQGRYRLHPLMQQFAAERLHTQPELEEDTTALRRATMLEFVAAAGQALRLYEAEGTWVERVFQEFESIRRSLSEWLRRGEVDAAATCLNTLRPFWMRGLALPEIRHWYGLVLSRQHPSSPALHTDTLLLAGEADMYLGHLDSAITLMTASLASARTAGRPVPLTYLLIGQAAWRRGDLTLARHHYTQAHQTFVELANWPGVAASLNNLALLLKESGDLKGAKTALEDALEAKRRSGGDEDTVLINLGTVLRDLGYHGAARERLVQGLHGVMQRGYRQFIPEALSELGRLALAAGHPVLAVRLLSAATALGRELTVVRPAHEQAESDRAAQQSEALLGQDAFADAWQAGQELPLEDIVQQLRDWSDVPLPNAGTSQSG; this is translated from the coding sequence GTGACCTCGCGGGAACGCCTGACGCTGGACGAAGCGTGGACGCTGCACCTCCGGGGGCTGATGCTCCCGCCTGACGGTGCAGCGCCGCAGCAGATACGGCAGTCGGAAGCGGTGCAGCTGTTTCTGATGCGGGCCATGCGGCAGCAGCTGGATCTACAGATCGGACCGGAAGACCTTCAGGTGATCTGGCGCATCTGCGCGGCGGTGGGCGGTTCGCCGCTCGGAGTGGAACTGGCGGCAGCGTGGGTGCGGCTGATGCCGCTGGCGCAGATCGGTCAGGAGCTGACCCGTTCGCTGGATCTGCTGGAAGACAGTTCGCCCGTTCGGGCACGTCACCACAGTGTGCGTGCGGTGTTCGACCAGAGCTGGGCGCAGCTGCCACCCAGAGAACAGTCAGCCCTGGCCCGGCTGTCGGTGTTCGGAGCGGGTTGGACGGGCCAGGACGCGCAGGCTGTCGCGCAGGCAGACCGCTCGGTGCTGGCCCGCCTGGTCGACCATTCCTTCGTGGAGATCACATCGCAGGGCCGGTACCGTCTGCACCCGCTGATGCAGCAGTTCGCGGCCGAACGCCTGCACACCCAGCCGGAACTCGAAGAGGACACCACCGCGCTGCGCCGCGCTACCATGCTCGAATTTGTCGCGGCAGCGGGGCAGGCGCTGCGGCTCTACGAGGCCGAGGGCACGTGGGTAGAACGGGTCTTCCAGGAGTTCGAGAGTATTCGCCGGTCGCTGTCCGAGTGGTTGCGGCGCGGCGAAGTGGACGCCGCTGCCACCTGCCTGAATACCCTGCGCCCCTTCTGGATGCGCGGGCTGGCCCTTCCCGAGATCCGCCACTGGTACGGCCTGGTGCTCTCCCGGCAACACCCGTCGAGTCCTGCTCTGCATACCGACACCCTGCTGCTGGCGGGCGAGGCCGACATGTACCTCGGACATCTCGACAGCGCCATCACCCTGATGACTGCCTCGCTGGCATCGGCGCGGACAGCCGGGCGGCCCGTGCCCCTGACGTACCTGCTGATCGGGCAGGCGGCGTGGCGACGCGGCGACCTGACGCTGGCGCGGCACCATTACACGCAGGCTCATCAGACCTTCGTCGAGCTGGCAAACTGGCCCGGGGTGGCGGCCAGCCTCAACAACCTGGCTCTGCTCCTGAAGGAATCGGGAGACCTCAAGGGGGCAAAAACCGCGCTGGAAGACGCTCTGGAGGCCAAGCGGCGATCGGGCGGAGACGAGGACACGGTGCTGATCAACCTGGGCACGGTGCTGCGCGACCTGGGGTACCACGGCGCAGCCCGCGAGCGACTCGTTCAGGGACTGCACGGGGTGATGCAGCGCGGCTATCGGCAGTTTATTCCCGAAGCGCTCAGTGAACTTGGCCGACTGGCACTCGCGGCGGGGCACCCGGTTCTGGCCGTGCGGCTGCTGAGCGCGGCAACCGCACTGGGCCGCGAACTGACGGTGGTTCGGCCAGCGCACGAGCAGGCCGAAAGCGACCGGGCGGCGCAGCAGAGCGAGGCACTTCTGGGACAGGACGCGTTTGCCGATGCCTGGCAGGCGGGGCAGGAGCTGCCGCTGGAAGACATCGTTCAGCAGCTCAGAGACTGGTCTGACGTGCCGTTACCCAACGCGGGCACGTCACAGAGCGGGTAA
- a CDS encoding AraC family transcriptional regulator: protein MIQNSLSLGIRLPLQASNAGLFVSRGQGTHPDRIIPTFELIYVKEGRLSMEEAGQAFEVAEGETLLLWPGRRHRGLKPYAAELSFYWVHFGLRELPQEELALTVPQHASVGRPDHLTLLFRRLIDDQETRGIEPLSASLTVLLMLHEVAGSSHARANSSASAALLAGRADSIIRSRFHEPLTASSLASELNCHPDYLGRVFRQTYERTLTEAIHRRRLQQARVLLLESVDAVETVAHRCGFEEVGYFRRLFKRQEGISPQAFRNIYARLHVNTG, encoded by the coding sequence ATGATTCAGAATTCGCTCAGCCTCGGCATTCGGCTGCCGCTCCAGGCGAGCAACGCGGGGCTGTTTGTCTCACGGGGTCAGGGCACCCACCCAGACCGGATCATCCCCACCTTCGAACTGATCTATGTCAAAGAAGGCCGCCTGAGCATGGAAGAGGCGGGACAGGCCTTCGAGGTCGCTGAAGGCGAAACGCTGCTGCTCTGGCCGGGCCGACGTCACCGGGGGCTGAAGCCCTACGCAGCGGAATTGTCGTTCTACTGGGTGCATTTCGGCCTGCGAGAGCTGCCTCAGGAAGAGCTGGCGCTCACAGTGCCGCAACACGCGTCGGTGGGGCGACCCGATCACCTCACACTGCTGTTCCGGCGTCTGATCGATGATCAGGAAACACGGGGCATCGAGCCGCTCTCAGCCAGCCTGACGGTCCTGCTGATGTTGCATGAGGTTGCCGGTTCCAGTCATGCCCGGGCGAATTCCAGCGCCAGTGCAGCACTTCTGGCCGGACGCGCCGACAGCATCATCCGGTCCCGGTTTCACGAGCCGCTGACAGCTTCGTCGCTTGCCAGTGAACTGAACTGCCATCCCGATTACCTGGGACGGGTCTTCCGCCAGACTTACGAGCGCACCCTGACGGAAGCGATTCACCGCCGGAGACTCCAGCAGGCCAGAGTGCTGCTGCTGGAATCGGTAGACGCCGTGGAGACCGTGGCCCACCGGTGCGGCTTCGAGGAGGTCGGATACTTTCGCCGGTTGTTCAAGAGGCAGGAGGGCATTTCGCCACAGGCTTTTCGGAACATCTAT
- a CDS encoding major royal jelly family protein, giving the protein MRGRRTALLAAALSLTVAQALPQSPVQLGGAAKLEVVHSFYGHMPVGVAVNSKGRIFISYPRWEDKVPYSIAELVKGREVPYPNKAINSTPVPYDESHFIGVQGLVMDGRDRLWVLDTGTFNLGPILSQNAPKLVGIDTNTNQVVKTIHFPASVALKNTYLNDLRIDLRQGEGGVAYITDSGAKTGAGLIVVDLASGRSWRKLTGDATVLPVPGFVSFPDGKALLERPQGGPARSISFAADSIAISPNGDYLYYAPVASRRLYAVPTAALRDEQLSDADVKKQVIDLGEKGVSDGMAEDTAGRIYTTNHELNAIFRRLPNGDFETVVRDPRLIWPDTLAIQGGYLYILVDQLNRQGKYHYGNDQRVKPYVLMRLKIDARPVILK; this is encoded by the coding sequence ATGCGCGGACGACGTACAGCGCTGCTGGCTGCGGCCCTGTCACTGACGGTCGCCCAGGCCCTGCCTCAGTCGCCGGTACAGCTCGGAGGCGCGGCGAAGCTGGAAGTCGTGCATTCCTTTTACGGACACATGCCGGTCGGTGTGGCGGTCAACAGCAAGGGGCGCATCTTTATCTCGTATCCCCGCTGGGAAGACAAGGTGCCGTACTCGATCGCAGAACTCGTGAAAGGACGCGAGGTGCCGTATCCCAACAAGGCGATCAATTCCACGCCGGTTCCCTACGACGAGAGCCATTTTATCGGAGTTCAGGGACTGGTGATGGACGGCAGGGATCGCCTGTGGGTGCTCGATACCGGCACTTTCAACCTGGGGCCGATTCTCAGCCAGAACGCGCCGAAGCTGGTGGGAATCGACACCAACACCAATCAGGTCGTCAAGACGATTCATTTCCCGGCGAGCGTGGCCCTGAAGAATACCTACCTCAACGATCTGCGGATCGATCTGCGGCAGGGGGAAGGGGGCGTGGCGTACATCACCGATTCGGGAGCTAAAACGGGTGCGGGCCTCATCGTGGTCGATCTGGCATCGGGTCGAAGCTGGCGCAAACTGACCGGCGACGCGACGGTCCTGCCGGTTCCGGGATTCGTCTCGTTCCCCGACGGCAAAGCGCTGCTGGAGCGGCCTCAGGGTGGACCGGCACGCAGCATCTCGTTCGCGGCAGATAGCATCGCCATCAGCCCGAACGGTGATTACCTGTATTACGCGCCGGTTGCCTCTCGCCGCCTGTACGCCGTGCCGACAGCGGCGCTGCGCGACGAGCAACTCAGTGACGCCGACGTCAAGAAGCAGGTGATCGATCTGGGCGAAAAGGGCGTGTCGGACGGCATGGCCGAGGATACCGCCGGACGCATCTACACCACCAACCACGAACTGAACGCTATCTTCCGTCGCCTTCCCAACGGCGATTTCGAGACGGTGGTGCGCGATCCCCGGCTGATCTGGCCCGACACACTCGCCATTCAGGGTGGCTACCTCTACATCCTGGTCGATCAGCTCAATCGTCAGGGGAAATACCACTACGGCAACGACCAGCGTGTTAAACCCTACGTGCTGATGCGCCTGAAGATCGACGCCAGACCAGTCATTCTCAAATAG